GGACTCATTGCCCAGTGAACGCAGTTGTGAGGCGTGGTTGTCCAATACCTTCACCCATCTCTTCACCACTCAATACCGGAAACAAAAGACCCAGCGGAAGGCCGTTCCGGAACTGCTCCATGCACGTGCCATCGAGGAGTCTTCCGTGGAGACGCTCCCCCCCGTGTACGACTCCATTACGGACGAGCAGATCCAGCAGGCCTTCGACGAGTTGACCCCCGACGCGCTCGCCACCCTCAAATTGGATGTCGAGGGCAAGACCGGCCGAGAGATCGCTGGGCTGTTGCGCATCCGGGAGGGAGCCGTGCGCAAACGACTGCACGACGCCCGAAAGAAACTGCGCAAGGTTCTTCAACGGTTCCTTCCCCCTGGGGACAACTGATGGCCCGTCCTTGTGATGACGTCGAGCTATTCATGGAGGGGGAGCTTCCTCCTGAACGGGCCGAGCTGTTCCGGCAACACCTGCCGGACTGCGCCCGTTGCCAGCGGGAACTCGCCAACTTCCTGCAACTCGAACTGCTGACGAAACGCCATCTGGAGATGGACGAGGGACGGGCCGAGGCCCAACCCACTCCGTGGCGCGTTCCGCGTTGGCTGCCGCCCTTCGCAGGGGCTGCCCTCATGCTCGTGCTCCTGGTGGTGGCCGGGCGCTTCGTGTACCCGCGTGTCGTGGCTCCCACCGAGGACGTCTGGCTCACCGCCACGACGGAACGGTTGTTGCCCGCGCGCTTGAGCCACCCCAAGGCCAGCAACTACCGGCCCCTGCGCGACAGGCTCATGGGCCCGAGGGAGAAGCTCGAGGCGCTTCCCTACTCCGCTCTGGATGAACTCCGGAGGAATGACCCATGGGGAGAGGCAACGGCCTTCCTGGTGCGCAATGAGCCGGGAGCGGTGCAGCGGACCTTGCAGATCCTCGAATCCCTCGGGTCGTCACCCGAACTGGACAGCGACCGTGCCGCGGCCCTGCTGCTCGACAACGAGTTCGAGAAGGCGCTCGTGGCGGCGGATGCGGCCCTGTCGGCACGTCCCGGTTACGCCCCTGCGCTTTGGAACCGGGGACTGGCCTTGATGGAACTGGGTCTGCCCTGGTTCGCGGCCCAGAGCTTCGAGGAGGTGGCCAGCCAGCAGGAGCCAGGCTGGGCGGAGGAAGCCCGCGACAGGGCCCGGCACCTGCGCGAGCAGGAAGCGGAGCGCCAGTCCCGATGGAAGGACGTCCAGACGGACGGCGACGAACTCACTCGTCCTGGCCTTCATGCGCTCTCCTCGGACTTCAGCCAGGCGCCGAGCGCGCGACTCCACTTCTATATCGCCGTATGGAGCGCGCCCTCTCGCGATCGCGTCCTGGAGCTGTTGCCCCTCGCCCGGGAACTGGACGTCAGGGCCACGGGCCACGTGTTGGAGGACTAC
Above is a window of Cystobacter fuscus DNA encoding:
- a CDS encoding RNA polymerase sigma factor; the protein is MDVEKAQRRAGEFAARYRTTLLNRARKWGQNEQDAQDLVQETLKRFIDTFGSVDSLPSERSCEAWLSNTFTHLFTTQYRKQKTQRKAVPELLHARAIEESSVETLPPVYDSITDEQIQQAFDELTPDALATLKLDVEGKTGREIAGLLRIREGAVRKRLHDARKKLRKVLQRFLPPGDN